The Theileria orientalis strain Shintoku DNA, chromosome 2, complete genome genome has a window encoding:
- a CDS encoding uncharacterized protein (thymidylate synthase, C-terminal domain containing protein) has translation MNLYRNLIAIFICLFVKYGSNPVESANVAGPYGQSPYYPSPPGIGNVGTAGSGFSGPPVSGQVNPSAHSGNLITVDIDQKRSSGVIVYERDDSRSRDIFTAMGNNLFRQATRSGTVVWTATNNEYPYRITVKPDDRGFPKIKVYMPENQAASAHVAAPQSSPGQATPGFTQSDPNLNLLTPDTRTQALIHNVVTPAGDTSTQTQHKIPVTPIIPGQFVPTNSFNPMAAPTVGPDAFNAFTAPPDATLSQGSEGAGRAQQQPAPGQQNIATAQPGMPLHTGTYRDETYLTDTDTSVSEFGTPVSKSKKKLVKDRAAHVGEESETGGGLETDAQVPMHPQQAGHQGPHGQSTLPGQVGHSGMVKQDTIQGTSQIYVDSQDQSSQYTHYVLLNPKNEDKGPPAGQKNSNEPGSQTSNTPLTGRTKYGTHFEGTIGCNSNVYFLDGNKNSMNAKTFITRRRRSNRKAKAQQQPMVVMPLPMAPGVTPIGLPVIPGQEQGAPIFFPPPGAPADQQVLWAPPAATMAPQASGPEVFMDATAVTPNTPQPEILTIHAERDAEKDEKVATITETEFELSETKKPAEPVAPPSAGVSAPYPGPQTLVIPTAGDASAPGAPEPIHIPGTAPPPGPESISLSQAQLAQPYAPAQPPAQQPQPVVPEVPTKPSAPAAGSETLVIPPAAPGPMSMSAPIPASPGQPSAGVPIPAQGPIAVAVPKAPAPGAKIDLTDRTFTIDDDDDKQTQHRTTVVGPQIATPAGQPVTPPGQPGTPAGQPVTLAGQPTTPAGQPVTPPGQPGTPAGQPVTLAGQPTTPAGQPVTPPGQPGTPAGQPVTLAGQPTTPAGQPVTPPGQPGTPAGQPVTLAGQPTTPAGQPVTPPGQPLAPAPDVGCETIVTESRKDRKKEKSMSLTIDTSATSDVDTKTAAPGEGSPGTTPATVVTVAPPEGAPIPPPPAVTVPVTPGTPIAPPPAVTTPVTPGAPIAPPPSVTTPVTTGATIAPPPAFNLAFTPGAPLSTTDTLTVPAVPGAGIAAPPAITSLTSGTGIAAPPAVTVPLTSGASIAAPPPVTVPLTAGTGVAGPSTVPIVPDATGTGAAPPPAITVPSNPKESGDGTTPIQVQAQAKTLKKGSDSDEEVSPMGLHRYSGPDIRLFRQDPVDPNNYKELELTDYSVDDEGEESVYSMNANVNCGRLSIGDAQLWTYDSTKNDGKYPKSLRFNNSTSVLVVKFDGSDLTYEKDADGNWKPKATTSISPDITIEQQPSKKTEKLMKITISSSGSSGDEGAAKHTAVPIEGTPIQGSTTVVIPGTTGEGATIAAPPPLTIPLTSGTGIAAPPAVTAPLTSGTGIAAPPPVSAPLTAGTGFAAPPAVPVIVDPTSSGIAPPPTVPVFPGTTLPGHTGPLPAPTMPVMIGPTQTAESGEPLAPPPVPVILDPTKQAETAEPLAAPAIPVLIDPTQAPAAPTAGIPVQPISVSTPAIPASSIQPSTISTIQTSEVKSAQVVDSSGSSVTINVAESGKTKESSDLVISVPATPADSTSKTLLTATTPAGGAQAPVQPLASTQPDTSGTISLASSSFTSGTESTDGTTDVKSKSEGTYVTITEEKSESESVGSKVTSLSSPATTDVEDMTALVSRTDVKSEDKTLVAQALKSREDHNVLKDADIIIVTKDAANVDSTNDTTKFTLTSHYYGFLYTFNDQNKCVEVKLKGNVVWKFESSKIVHPKSICFRNDTTFAFFEFENEYQLYHYVQAEFRPVSKKDFEDVYKNIKVITRKDNVYTENDTSAYNHIKYGLIFQYRFKKGYECTEVKYGDTVAWSHDSNIHGNNYPAILYFDAIAPIMVNLIIDNKRNVKIYYGNQWRQFDDVVKEVQKSAPATKTPVVSSSSAAKKESTDSDSTGEDIIISSDSKAASTPVMSSTDQNAKTEGSSESTGEDINLSSDSSSSTSDTKEAESSDTSRTDSSTKSPDASDDSGTKSPDSTSSTTETKEAESTDKSVSDSSSKSPDASDDSGTKSPDSTSSTTETKEAESTDKSVSDSSSKSPDASDDSGTKTDGQGGSTSTGSGVTMASLAAERTSGSSSSSGVTMPLSASESETETDTSGSGHTAKAPSTPVSSSTDQTAKTEGSSESTGEDINLSSDSSSSTSDTKEAESSDTSRTDSSTKSPDASDDSGTKSPDSTSSTTETKEAESTDKSVSDSSSKSPDASDDSGTKSPDSTSSTTETKEAESTDKSVSDSSSKSPDASDDSGTKSPDSTSSTTETKEAESTDKSGSGSSNESGGNDIEEDEDSLVTADSSSSRVMVGTTTVPGAGSPTTPASGSDSSKSDCNETSSATFDKTSGSSTDSSSQSSTGKPIASSESDADKTGSDGKGTYTDGSQSQSTEGDANLRGASSSSSSSQPKPAGAATPIPAGTVANPASQPVSSSAGPKPAQQPGGAVAKPAAQPVSGGGAQPMSSGIGAKPTQQTGGAVARPAGQSGGAVAKPAAQTVTSASSGASVAKPANAAAKPAGQPVSGGAQPVSSGTGAKPAGQPVSGGAQSASRTMSSRPVAVSSGQGAAATPRPRTAPTSGGGTASSTPTSIPLEEDQEDDKSQSSESQPSDGQGAGDGSKSASEPISSGTGTTPGSAGGAAPRAISTSTVAVTQQPSPSGTSSSGASPQPRARAGATSGGGSSQPISIALDD, from the coding sequence atgaacCTCTATCGCAATCTTATAGCCATTTTTATATGCctatttgtaaaatatggatCCAATCCCGTAGAATCAGCTAACGTAGCTGGTCCCTATGGGCAAAGCCCATATTACCCCTCGCCTCCAGGTATAGGAAATGTGGGAACGGCGGGTTCTGGGTTCTCAGGCCCACCCGTTTCCGGTCAAGTCAATCCATCGGCACATTCCGGCAACCTAATTACTGTAGATATAGATCAAAAGCGGAGTTCCGGTGTGATTGTATATGAAAGAGATGATTCAAGGAGTAGAGACATATTTACAGCCATGGGTAACAATTTATTCAGGCAGGCCACTAGAAGCGGAACTGTTGTTTGGACAGCAACCAACAACGAATATCCGTATAGAATTACAGTTAAGCCTGATGATAGAGGATTTCCCAAGATTAAGGTATATATGCCCGAGAATCAAGCGGCGTCAGCTCATGTAGCTGCGCCGCAATCTTCACCTGGTCAAGCAACTCCCGGGTTCACACAGTCAGACCCCAATCTAAATTTGTTAACGCCTGACACACGCACACAGGCTCTAATACACAATGTTGTTACACCAGCAGGAGATACCTCTACACAAACACAACACAAAATACCCGTAACACCCATAATTCCCGGACAGTTTGTGCCCACTAATAGTTTTAACCCTATGGCCGCGCCCACGGTAGGCCCGGATGCATTTAATGCGTTCACAGCTCCACCCGATGCCACCCTCTCGCAGGGTTCAGAAGGAGCAGGCAGAGCTCAACAACAGCCTGCTCCAGGGCAGCAGAACATCGCAACGGCTCAGCCCGGCATGCCGCTGCATACAGGGACATATAGAGACGAAACATACTTAACGGACACTGACACATCGGTGTCAGAGTTTGGTACTCCTGTTTCGAAGTCCAAGAAAAAACTTGTTAAGGATCGCGCGGCGCATGTAGGAGAAGAGTCGGAGACCGGAGGTGGACTTGAAACTGATGCTCAAGTACCTATGCACCCACAGCAGGCGGGTCATCAGGGACCTCACGGACAGTCCACACTGCCTGGGCAAGTCGGACATTCAGGTATGGTTAAACAAGACACCATACAGGGCACATCACAGATCTATGTGGATTCTCAAGATCAATCAAGTCAATACACACACTATGTCTTACTAAACCCCAAGAACGAAGACAAAGGCCCCCCTGCGGGTCAGAAGAATTCAAACGAGCCTGGGTCACAGACCTCAAACACTCCATTAACAGGACGCACCAAGTACGGCACTCATTTTGAGGGAACCATTGGTTGTAATTCGAACGTGTACTTTTTAGATGGCAACAAGAACTCTATGAATGCTAAGACTTTCATAACAAGACGTCGCAGATCTAATCGAAAAGCTAAGGCGCAACAACAGCCGATGGTTGTAATGCCACTTCCAATGGCTCCCGGAGTAACACCCATAGGGTTACCAGTTATTCCAGGCCAAGAGCAAGGAGCACCAATCTTTTTTCCACCACCAGGTGCCCCTGCTGACCAACAGGTGCTGTGGGCACCACCAGCTGCGACTATGGCACCCCAGGCCTCTGGGCCAGAGGTCTTTATGGACGCCACGGCTGTTACACCAAATACACCTCAGCCAGAGATATTGACAATACACGCTGAGCGAGATGCTGAAAAGGATGAAAAAGTAGCAACGATCACTGAAACTGAATTTGAATTGTCTGAAACGAAGAAGCCAGCTGAGCCTGTAGCGCCACCATCAGCTGGTGTGTCAGCACCCTATCCTGGTCCTCAGACTTTAGTCATACCCACAGCTGGTGATGCAAGTGCGCCAGGAGCCCCTGAGCCAATACATATTCCTGGAACGGCCCCGCCACCTGGCCCTGAGAGTATTTCACTATCTCAGGCCCAATTGGCGCAGCCGTATGCGCCGGCTCAGCCTCCAGCACAGCAGCCACAACCAGTCGTTCCTGAGGTTCCAACCAAGCCATCAGCACCAGCCGCCGGGTCAGAGACTCTTGTTATTCCACCGGCTGCACCAGGACCCATGTCGATGTCTGCACCCATACCAGCTTCTCCTGGCCAGCCATCAGCCGGAGTACCCATACCAGCTCAGGGACCTATTGCAGTCGCAGTTCCTAAAGCTCCAGCGCCAGGCGCtaaaatagatttaacTGATAGGACGTTTACAattgatgatgatgatgataaGCAGACACAACACAGAACGACGGTGGTCGGTCCCCAGATTGCTACTCCAGCAGGACAGCCCGTTACTCCTCCTGGGCAACCTGGTACACCAGCAGGACAACCAGTTACTCTAGCAGGACAACCGACTACACCAGCAGGACAGCCTGTTACTCCTCCTGGGCAACCTGGTACACCAGCAGGACAACCAGTTACTCTAGCAGGACAACCGACTACACCAGCAGGACAGCCTGTTACTCCTCCTGGGCAACCTGGTACACCAGCAGGACAACCAGTTACTCTAGCAGGACAACCGACTACACCAGCAGGACAGCCTGTTACTCCTCCTGGGCAACCTGGTACACCAGCAGGACAACCAGTTACTCTAGCAGGACAACCGACTACACCAGCAGGACAGCCTGTTACTCCTCCTGGACAACCTCTGGCTCCAGCGCCAGATGTAGGATGTGAAACAATCGTCACCGAGTCGCGAAAAGATAGAAAGAAAGAAAAGTCTATGTCTTTGACGATTGATACTTCTGCTACTTCAGATGTGGATACTAAAACAGCTGCTCCTGGTGAGGGTTCCCCAGGTACAACACCAGCCACAGTGGTTACTGTTGCACCTCCTGAAGGTGCTCCCATCCCTCCCCCACCAGCTGTTACTGTTCCGGTAACTCCTGGTACTCCGATAGCGCCTCCACCTGCTGTTACTACTCCAGTAACTCCCGGAGCACCCATCGCACCGCCACCTTCAGTTACTACACCAGTGACTACAGGGGCAACAATTGCGCCACCACCGGCTTTTAACCTTGCATTCACACCAGGTGCACCCTTATCGACAACAGACACGCTTACAGTACCTGCCGTTCCTGGTGCAGGCATAGCTGCTCCACCTGCAATAACTTCACTCACTTCAGGTACTGGCAtagcagctcctccagccGTTACTGTTCCACTCACATCAGGTGCAAGCATTGCAGCTCCTCCACCTGTTACTGTTCCACTCACTGCAGGTACAGGTGTCGCAGGTCCTTCAACTGTGCCTATAGTTCCAGATGCTACTGGAACAGGTGCAGCGCCTCCACCTGCTATCACTGTTCCATCGAATCCTAAGGAATCTGGAGATGGAACAACTCCTATTCAGGTGCAAGCACAGGCTAAAACTCTGAAAAAAGGATCAGATAGTGATGAGGAAGTTTCACCGATGGGACTGCATAGATACTCAGGACCAGACATTAGGCTGTTCAGACAAGACCCTGTTGATCCCAACAACTATAAGGAACTGGAACTCACAGACTATAGTGTTGATgacgaaggagaagagaGCGTATATTCCATGAACGCTAATGTTAACTGTGGTAGGTTAAGCATTGGTGATGCCCAACTATGGACATACGACTCGACGAAAAACGATGGCAAATATCCTAAGTCCCTAAGATTTAATAATTCGACTTCGGTTCTAGTTGTTAAGTTTGATGGATCGGACCTTACCTATGAAAAGGATGCTGATGGAAACTGGAAACCTAAAGCCACGACATCAATCTCTCCGGACATCACCATTGAACAGCAGCCGTCTAAGAAGACCGAAAAGCTAATGAAGATAACTATTTCTAGTTCTGGTAGTTCAGGAGATGAGGGAGCTGCTAAACATACGGCTGTACCTATCGAAGGCACGCCAATTCAAGGATCGACAACGGTCGTTATCCCAGGTACAACAGGTGAAGGCGCGACTATAGCTGCACCGCCACCCTTAACTATTCCACTCACTTCAGGTACTGGCAtagcagctcctccagccGTTACTGCTCCACTCACTTCAGGTACAGGCATTGCAGCTCCGCCACCTGTTTCTGCTCCACTCACTGCAGGTACAGGCTTTGCAGCACCTCCAGCCGTACCTGTAATTGTAGATCCTACGTCATCAGGAATAGCTCCGCCACCAACTGTGCCTGTTTTCCCAGGAACTACATTACCTGGACATACAGGACCCCTACCAGCACCTACTATGCCTGTAATGATTGGACCTACACAAACTGCAGAGTCAGGTGAACCGCTGGCACCACCTCCTGTACCTGTGATACTAGATCCAACAAAACAGGCTGAGACAGCTGAACCATTGGCAGCACCTGCCATACCAGTTCTAATTGATCCAACGCaagcaccagcagctccaaCTGCAGGTATACCTGTACAACCAATATCAGTGTCAACACCAGCTATTCCAGCATCGTCCATTCAGCCATCCACCATATCTACAATACAGACATCTGAAGTCAAATCAGCACAGGTTGTTGATAGTTCGGGTTCATCAGTCACGATAAATGTAGCTGAATCTGGAAAAACAAAAGAATCGTCTGATTTAGTGATTTCTGTGCCAGCAACACCTGCTGATTCGACATCTAAGACACTACTGACGGCTACTACTCCTGCAGGAGGTGCTCAAGCTCCAGTGCAACCATTGGCATCAACGCAACCGGACACTTCAGGCACTATATCTCTTGCATCATCTTCCTTTACGTCAGGCACTGAATCAACGGACGGGACAACTGATGTTAAATCGAAGTCTGAAGGCACGTATGTAACCATAACAGAGGAAAAATCAGAATCAGAGTCTGTGGGATCAAAAGTAACATCATTATCTAGTCCAGCAACCACAGATGTTGAAGATATGACTGCACTGGTTTCACGTACAGATGTTAAATCGGAAGATAAAACTTTAGTTGCTCAAGCTTTAAAGAGTAGAGAGGACCATAACGTGCTCAAGGATGCGGATATAATAATTGTTACTAAAGACGCAGCCAACGTTGATTCCACGAATGATACTACCAAGTTTACGCTTACAAGTCACTACTATGGTTTCCTATACACGTTCAACGATCAGAACAAATGTGTTGAGGTTAAGTTGAAGGGTAATGTGGTATGGAAGTTCGAATCTTCCAAAATTGTACACCCTAAGTCTATTTGTTTCAGAAATGATACCACTTTTGCTTTCTTTGAGTTTGAAAATGAGTATCAGCTGTACCACTATGTTCAAGCAGAATTTAGACCTGTTTCCAAGAAGGATTTTGAAGATGTTTACAAAAACATTAAGGTTATAACGAGGAAAGATAATGTTTATACAGAAAATGACACTAGTGCTTACAATCACATTAAATACGGTCTCATTTTCCAGTACAGGTTTAAGAAGGGTTACGAGTGTACAGAAGTAAAGTATGGAGACACAGTAGCGTGGTCCCATGACAGCAATATTCATGGTAACAATTATCCTGCAATCCTGTATTTTGATGCTATAGCTCCTATCATGGTTAATCTCATTATAGATAATAAACGcaatgttaaaatttattacGGTAACCAATGGAGGCAATTTGATGATGTAGTTAAGGAAGTGCAGAAGAGTGCACCTGCAACTAAAACACCTGTTGTTTCAAGTAGCAGTGCTGCCAAAAAAGAAAGCACAGATTCTGATTCAACGGGTGAAgacattattattagttcTGACTCTAAAGCAGCTTCAACGCCTGTTATGTCATCAACTGATCAAAATGCGAAAACTGAAGGATCTTCTGAGTCAACCGGTGAAGATATTAATCTTAGTTCCGACTCTTCATCTTCGACTTCTGACACTAAGGAAGCTGAGTCATCCGACACGTCTCGTACTGATTCAAGTACTAAATCACCCGATGCCTCTGATGATTCTGGTACTAAGTCTCCCGACTCTACATCTTCGACTACTGAGACTAAGGAAGCTGAGTCAACTGACAAGTCTGTTAGTGATTCAAGTTCTAAATCACCCGATGCCTCTGATGATTCTGGTACTAAGTCTCCCGACTCTACATCTTCGACTACTGAGACTAAGGAAGCTGAGTCAACTGACAAGTCTGTTAGTGATTCAAGTTCTAAATCACCCGATGCCTCTGATGATTCTGGTACTAAGACCGATGGACAGGGTGGATCAACATCCACAGGTTCTGGTGTAACTATGGCAAGTTTAGCAGCTGAACGTACAAGTGGGTCTAGTTCATCCTCTGGTGTAACTATGCCCCTTTCAGCCAGTGAAAGTGAAACTGAAACTGACACGTCAGGTTCAGGTCACACAGCTAAAGCTCCATCAACACCTGTATCGTCATCAACAGATCAAACTGCGAAAACTGAAGGATCTTCTGAGTCAACCGGTGAAGATATTAATCTTAGTTCCGACTCTTCATCTTCGACTTCTGACACTAAGGAAGCTGAGTCATCCGACACGTCTCGTACTGATTCAAGTACTAAATCACCCGATGCCTCTGATGATTCTGGTACTAAGTCTCCCGACTCTACATCTTCGACTACTGAGACTAAGGAAGCTGAGTCAACTGACAAGTCTGTTAGTGATTCAAGTTCTAAATCACCCGATGCCTCTGATGATTCTGGTACTAAGTCTCCCGACTCTACATCTTCGACTACTGAGACTAAGGAAGCTGAGTCAACTGACAAGTCTGTTAGTGATTCAAGTTCTAAATCACCCGATGCCTCTGATGATTCTGGTACTAAGTCTCCCGACTCTACATCTTCGACTACTGAGACTAAGGAAGCTGAGTCAACTGACAAGTCTGGTAGTGGTTCGTCAAATGAATCCGGTGGTAATGACAttgaggaagatgaagataGTTTAGTTACTGCTGATAGTTCATCATCCCGTGTTATGGTTGGTACAACAACAGTGCCTGGTGCTGGTTCTCCCACAACGCCAGCATCTGGTTCAGATTCCAGTAAGAGTGACTGTAATGAGACTTCAAGTGCCACATTCGATAAAACAAGTGGAAGTAGTACTGATTCTTCGAGTCAGTCAAGTACTGGAAAACCGATTGCATCCAGCGAAAGCGATGCTGACAAAACTGGATCAGATGGGAAAGGTACTTATACTGATGGATCTCAATCACAGTCAACGGAAGGTGATGCAAATCTAAGAGGAGCTTCTAGTTCAAGCTCATCTTCTCAACCTAAACCAGCAGGTGCTGCAACACCCATTCCTGCAGGTACTGTTGCTAACCCGGCTTCACAGCCTGTATCGTCAAGTGCCGGTCCCAAGCCAGCTCAACAACCAGGTGGTGCAGTAGCTAAACCAGCGGCACAACCCGTTAGTGGTGGAGGTGCACAGCCCATGTCGTCAGGTATTGGTGCTAAGCCAACACAACAAACAGGTGGTGCAGTTGCTAGACCAGCTGGACAATCAGGTGGTGCAGTAGCTAAACCAGCGGCACAAACAGTTACATCAGCCTCATCTGGAGCTTCTGTTGCAAAACCAGCTAATGCAGCAGCTAAACCAGCTGGACAACCGGTTAGTGGAGGTGCACAGCCCGTTTCGTCCGGTACTGGAGCTAAACCAGCTGGACAACCGGTTAGTGGAGGTGCACAGTCAGCTAGTCGTACTATGTCATCACGTCCTGTAGCTGTTAGTTCTGGtcaaggagctgctgccACCCCCAGACCTAGGACAGCTCCAACATCAGGAGGTGGTACTGCTTCTAGTACACCAACATCAATTCCACTTGAGGAGGACCAAGAAGATGACAAATCACAATCATCAGAATCACAACCAAGTGATGGTCAAGGGGCTGGTGACGGATCCAAGTCAGCTTCAGAACCCATTTCGTCAGGTACTGGTACTACACCAGGTAGTGCTGGTGGAGCAGCTCCTCGTGCCATTTCTACCAGTACTGTAGCAGTTACCCAACAACCATCACCATCTGGAACGTCATCATCCGGTGCATCTCCTCAGCCAAGAGCAAGAGCAGGCGCTACTAGTGGTGGAGGATCTTCTCAACCGATTTCTATTGCTCTAGATGATTGA